Proteins co-encoded in one Quercus robur chromosome 8, dhQueRobu3.1, whole genome shotgun sequence genomic window:
- the LOC126693900 gene encoding uncharacterized protein LOC126693900, whose translation MEVLQNVGGVYNISIDAEEGTVKVTGRVNPNTLLRVLERYGRHAEVKWIRFDGEVRERGYYYYGENGYVPSPYAPAPYGVSYHYPVSGGYEYPLIPYGGLDYPWYDSCRHIPPLPPPMYPPGPPPMFRPPGPPPLFPPPMYPQGPPALRPMAPQPMPRNGGNYESCRMM comes from the exons ATGGAAGTCTTGCAGAATGTCGGTG GAGTGTATAATATTTCTATAGATGCTGAGGAAGGGACAGTGAAAGTTACTGGGAGAGTAAATCCGAATACACTATTGAGGGTGCTAGAAAGGTATGGGAGACATGCAGAGGTCAAATGGATTCGGTTTGATGGTGAGGTTAGGGAAAGAGGTTACTATTATTATGGTGAAAATGGATATGTTCCATCTCCATATGCTCCTGCTCCCTATGGGGTGTCATACCATTATCCAGTATCAGGAGGGTATGAATACCCACTAATACCATATGGAGGCCTTGATTACCCATGGTATGACAGCTGCCGCCACATTCCGCCATTACCACCACCTATGTATCCACCAGGGCCTCCACCTATGTTTCGGCCACCAGGGCCACCGCCTTTGTTTCCACCACCTATGTATCCACAAGGGCCACCGGCACTACGGCCAATGGCCCCCCAACCAATGCCCAGAAATGGTGGTAATTATGAATCTTGTAGGATGATGTGA